The Piliocolobus tephrosceles isolate RC106 chromosome 16, ASM277652v3, whole genome shotgun sequence DNA window aaaggcatttgttCCACATCTCTTTGGTTTCAAGAgggaaaataattcctttttttttttttttttttttttttgctcaggctgggatgcaatggcacgaactcggctcaccacaacctccacctcccgggttcaagcgattctcctgcctcagcctccctagtagctgggattacaggcaggagccaccacgcccggctaattttgtatttttagtagagacggggtttctccatgttggtcaggttggtctcaaactcccgacctcaggttatccgccagcctcggtctcccaaagtgctgggataacaggcgtgagccaccaggcccggcaaTAATTCCTTTTAAAGTCAGTACATAGCTTTTGTAATTTCCAAGAGTATGTTTTCCATAAGAAGGACAGCTGGCTTTACCTAGAGCTACCATGAGCAAGCGGAACCAGGTATCGTACGTACGGCCAGCCGAGCCAGCGTTTCTGGCCCGCTTCAAGGAACGGGTCGGCTACAGGGAGGGACCCACCACAGAGACTAAGAGAATTCAGCCTCAGCCCCCAGATGAAGATGGGGATCACAGTGACAAAGAAGATGAACAGCCTCAAGTGGTGGTTTTGAAAAAGGGAGACCTGTCAGTTGAAGAAGTCatgaaaattaaagcagaaataaaggcTGCCAAAGCAGATAAAGGCAAAATAATGAGGAGAAGGAAGTTCTTAAAAATTCTGGTTTTGCTCAGATGAAGAACCAGCTCCAGCTGATGGAAGAATCATATACCGAAAACCAGTCAGGCGTCCCTCAGATGAAAAATATTCAGGTTTAACAGCAagctcaaaaaagaagaaaccaaatgaagatgaaataaatcaGGACTCGGTCAAAAAGAGctcacaaaaacaaattaaaaatagtagcCTCCTTTCTTTTGACAACGAAGATGAAAATGAGTAagtgtaaatattttgaatttagtCTACTTTGAAAGTATAtggagtgttttttaaaataacatttttccctATTATAAAGATACTACAAGTTCCTTATAGAAAGTttaggaaatagagaaaaaaatttaataaactaCATCTATTCATCAATCAGAGGGGTACTGACCCCTGACTTAAAATGCCAACTCTATAGAAATTAGCTAGtattaacattttgttatttCCCTTGTGTGGTTGgatatgtatgtaaattatatttttaagcaaaatacatttttttgtgtgtaaacaaaattttataaatacaaaaaaaaaagaaggacagcTGGAGTCTTTTTACCTGGTATACATCCCTGAGAAGAAGAACGTTTCTGGGGTCAGATCTTGAGTGGTTTGTCCACGACCAAGGGCAGAAACTACCTCCTTGAAAACTGGACTGGTTTTAGAGAATGAAGTATAGGATGTAAGTCAGAAAAACTCTgggcaaaaaaataaatgtttaagatgCTAACGCACCAGGGTTTGGGCATGTCCAGCACTCTgaactgtattttcaaatgagAGTCTGCCCTGTGTCATCCAGGTTCAGAGGAATCAGCAGGTCCAGGCTAGGGCCGCAGAATACTTTTCGTCACTCAAAGAGCCTGTCCAGGGCATAGAAAGCCACCCATGGCCCGTGTCCTATCCAATATTCTCCTTTCTCGGAAAAAGCTCCAAGCATTTGCAAAACATCTGTTTGCCCCGTATCTTTACTAtccaaaaaatgtatttcctcttCAGTAAAAAACACAACAATAGGCTGTTAAGCCGGTAACATTTTACCATAATTCTATGTTTTCAAAAGCTAGAAATCATTTGTATTGCCGGATAAGGACATTATTACAACAGAAACTTGCCATAACAATGAACATCTTTTTTGGTAAATCACTTTCTGAACATTATTTCTCCACGAACGTATCACAAAAACCACCACCAAGGAAAACAAAGCATTCTTGCATTTTGAATCAAAAAGTACTGGCCATGCATATTCATACTATATCAAGCATGTCAatcaaaatgggcaaaataacctaAAAAGCGGTAAAAAAATGACAACTCTTGCCTCTGAGTGGTTAGTGAACCTATGTTTTCCGAATGTTAAATTTACAAACTGCATTGCATCAACTGTATTTCATACTTTAAATCCCAAATCTCGACCTCACACTGCTTTGGGATGGATGATTTACTCAAGACATTTTGGGTCACAGTATAAGCCTTTTGCTCCCACTGAACCTAAATCATGCTTCTCAACAACATTCTGTACATATAAAAGGAACACGTGGCACGCCTCGCCATGCTCCCCAGAGGAAACTAAACGCCCCCAGAATAGCCCTTCTGTCCACTCCAGAAGCAGGCTTTCCTCAAAAAGGGAAGGGGGCTGGATTCACACGTTGCATCAGATCCACTCACGAAGCAACAGCGCTCCAAAACTTTTTCTGACTCCATTCATTAGAAAATGTCCTGGATGTGCTCTATTGTAACAGAGACAGACATCCTCACCCAAGGGACACACTCAGAAATCCAAACTCATCTCGGCAGCAAATGGGGAGGCACGAGAAGTTGACAGCAAAGTATCCATTTCCCCAAATCCTCCTTCCAGTCAATGTGCATCGACGGGGTCAGCTCAGTCCTTAATTCGAAGATCGCCGGGACCTCAGGGGCCATCACGCAGCTGAGCTCTGCACGGCCCGGGCTGTTCCCGCGCCCGGGAGTCGTCTGGGGAGGAGGCTGGACCACCAGACAATGCAGAGCTCCCCGGTGGCCGCGAACTCGGCCTGGGGCGGGGGAGACGGAGCCGTGAGCGCCCTTCTCGGCCACAGCCACGGCCACGGTCACCGGCCGCCTCTCCTGACCTCGGCCTCGGCCCCCAGGTCCCCGGTCCCCGGGGAAGGCAGGTTTCTCCCGGAAAGAAAGGAAACGTGCTGGTTTGGGCACCACAGGCGGGGGGCGcgcgccctcccctcccctcccctcccttcccctccccactgtGGGAATCCACGGGGGTCGGCGGCGGAAGCAGGAAGGGGCCCCTCCCGGCGCCTGCGCTCCGGGGTGAAGGGGTCGCAGAACCGGGATCCCAGAGAGCAGCCGCCCCCACCCGAGGCTCCCAGCGCGTAAGGACGGAGGGGCTCGAGCCGGGGTCCCAGGGGCCGAGGCGGGTCCAactttccaggccgggcgcagcgCAGCACCCGAGCCAGAGAGGGGtcctgggatgggggtgggggctcAGCGCGGAGGGGAGGGGCAAAGGAGGGGACGGCGGGCTGGAGAAGAGGGGGGtagtggggtggggggcgggggacaGGAGTCAGAGGGGTGGGGGCGGGCAGGGGAACAACGGGTTTGGGGGAGGGCAGGGGTAAGGGGGTGAGGGACGGGCAGTGGTAAGGGGGTGGGGGCGGGCTGGGGCGGGCGAGGCCCGCGCCGCTCACCTTCCTGTGCTTCTCCTTGTAGGGCAGCGCCAGCCACGGCATGTCCCGCACGAAGTCCTGCCACTGCCGCTGGTCCTGGTCCGAGGACACGAAGACGATCTCCAGGCGCCGCCGCGGCTCGGGCTCCGCCGCCGCCCCggcccccgcccccggccccggccccggcccggCCGCCGCGTCCCCCCGCAGGCGCCCGTAGAAGGCGGCCAGGCTGGCGCTGAGCTGCGCGCAGGGGGCGCTGAGGCTGCAGCCGAAGTAGAGCCCCAGCAGCGAGATGCCGCGGGCGCCCAGCGAGTGCACGTCCACCTCCTCGCCGCCGCCCGTCACCAGCTTCTCGCCCAGcagctcctccaggaagcccgACATCCTGGCCCACCGCAGGGCGGTCGGGCGGCTGCGACCCCGCTCCACGGTCCGCGCGGAGGCAGcaggcggcagcggcggcggcggcggcggcgagcgCTGGGGAGAGCGGAGCCCCGCCCACCAAGGCCGCCCACGCCACGCCCCCTCCGTCCGCCCGCGCCACGCCCCCTCCTCCCGCCCGCACCACGCCCCCTCAGAGGCCCTTGCCACGCCCCCTTTGCGGCTGGCCGGGTCCCCAGCACTCCGCCCCGGCGGGGTCCGCAGCTGCCGGCCGCGGTGCGCGGGGTGACCGCTTGGGCGAGAAGCCGGACCCGAAACGCTGCACTCTCCCTGGAAAGCCCGGAGCCGAagtgaagaaaggagaaggacCCGCTGAGCCGGCGCTTTCCCGGGCTGCAGCCCGGCCCGCATTTTCTCTCCACTCCCCGATTCTAAATTCCCTCCAGACCTTCTCCAGGGATCCCGCCCCCTCCCCGCGGAGCTCCTCACCCCCTTCCTGTTCCTCCCGGGCCTTTTCCCGCTCCTCTCCCTGCACGAAGCCTGACCCTTAGGCCGCTCCAGGCCCCACTGACCCTAAGATGCTTCTAGGACCCGCCGTCCTCACTGCATCAGGCCGGGCCTGGCTGGACACTGCCTCCTCTGTGTGTTTCAAGCTGTTCTAAGGGGGCCGAGGACGCCCTCGCAGCTTCTGGTGGGGTCCGGTTAGGGTGCCAGGTCGCAGTGTGGGATTTCCGTCCAGGGGTCGCCGGGGCCACTGCCCCCAGCGAATCTGTCTTCCAGCCCCACAAATGGATGCAGAGGACGCCGCGGGGCCTCCAGACCAACGCTGGCCGCGCTCCTGAATCGGCTCCATCCTTATGGCAAGTCTATGCATACTTGAGAACATTtcgagagttttttttttcccctgccaGCTGGCAGGATACTCCCCGATGCTTAGGGAGAAACTGGATTAAACAGGTGGTCTGGGCCGGGGGcggtgtaatctcagcactttgggaggccagggtgggtggatcacaaagtcaggagttcgagactagcttggccaatatggtgaaacccccgcctctactaaaagtacaaaaaatagccgggcgtggtggcgcacacctgtaatcccagctactcgggaggctgaggcaggagaatcgcttgaacccgggaggcggaggccgcagtgagctgagatcgcgccactgcactccagcctggacaacagatcgagactccatctcaaaacaaagcaaaccaaaacaaacaaacaaaaaacaggtggTCCGTGGCGAGTCCTCGGGCCACCCAGCGCCTCCCCCCAACCCAATCCACAGGCGCACGAAGCAGGTGCAGATCCGAGCCCAGCCACAATAACAGGCCGCCAGTGTGGATCAGCTACTAACGACTCAGcgaaagcaaaaaaataaaaactgaaaacgCGCCCCTCAGAGCTCCCACCGCGCTTTGGAGAGTATTTCCTGGGTATCCATCGCCACCTAATGGAAAGAGTGAAAAATGAGGCCGACCAAACTCCATCTGTGAAAAGACACTGCAGGGACACCAGGCgcaatgcttttattttacagcCGCTTTCCACATACACAAATGACGGGACGCTTTGCGGGAGCTAATTTAAACCTCAGAATATAACTTCAAGCTTTTGGCACAAAACATATGCGTTCACATCGATGGCTCTCCGTTTTTCTAGGGTAGAAGAAGGAACGGTGCAGAGTTTCAGCTCGGTGAAATGTTACCATATAAAACAGGTGGGAGAGGTGCAGATGAGAGCAGAAAGTGGATGGTGTCTCTACCAGTTATATCCACTTCCTTAGTCACCTGATAGTATTGCTCATGACACAGGTAAGATCTTAGATGGAGGACCGCCTTCCAACACGCTAGAATCCTACTGTAAAGTCGAATTCCACCTTAATTCTTAGGAGACTCTCATGCTGAAAGTCTGTGCCACTGTAGGGACAATATTAttctaaaacacacacagaaagcaTCACTTTTTTggggaaccttttttttttttgagacagagtcttactctgttgcccaggctggagcgcagtggcgcaatctcagctcactgcaacctccacctaccgaattcaagtgattctcctgcctcagcctcccaagtagctgggattacaggcatgcaccacctcccaagtagctgtgattactggcatgcaccgactaattttttgtatttttaatagagacggggtttacaccatattggccaggctggtctcaaactcctggcctcaagtgatccgcccgcctcagcctcccaaagttctgggattacaggcataagccactgcccggccttggtgaaaacatttaaagctactcatatatatattaagttactaggccgggcacggtggctcacacctgtaatcccagcactttgggaggccgaggcgggcagatcacgaagtcaggagatcgagatcatcctggctaacacggtgaaaacttgtctctactaaaaatacaaaaaattagccgggcatggtagggggcgcctgtagtcccagctactcgggaggctgaggcaggagaatggcgtgaacccgggaggtggagtttgcagtgagccgaaatcacgccactgcacttcagctgggaaacagcgagactccatctcaaaatatatatatatagatagatagatagattttatatatagatttttatatatttatgtatttttgtttatatattttttatgtatttatatatttatatataaaaatacagttactaGATATCATTTAAAATCCTGTaaatggggccgggtgcggtggctcaagcctgtaatcccagcactttaggaggccgaggcgggtggatcacgaggtcaggagaccgagaccatcctggcaaacacggtgaaaccccgtctctactaaaaaatacaaaaaactagccaggcaaggtggcgggcgcctgtagtcccagctactcgggaggctgagccaggagaatggcgtgaacctgggaggcggagcttgcagtgagctgagatccagccactacactccagcctgggcgacagagcgagactccgtctcaaaaaataaaataaagtcctgTAAATGGTTACAATGTTTTATCATCTCATCCAAATCCTATCTGAAAAGCCTATGCATTGGGTACATGGGTTAGGCACTATTGAAAGAGTGTTAGAGTCCTACACTCCGACACTTTCAAAATTATGAAaactaaagaaatgtaaaaggcTTATCAGCATTTGCATGCCATGGCAGCCCAAAGGGCAAGGTATTTGGTACGGAAGCCGGTGAAGACGGAATTTGGAGGACTGCAAATATTGCAAATATTAGAGTATTAACTTTGGTATACTTGGCACAAGTCTGATATAAAGAGGAGTTTTGTTCcgttttttacttttcttattttataggaAAGCACTTTCCACTGGACTGTGTCCAAACCAGCATCTGGCACCTGGAGAAGGGAGGGTTCAAACACACTGcacatgaaatataaataaaatgtagagaaTTGTGGATGCGGCAGGCCTTGGTTAGAAGCCAAATATCACAGCTGCCTTTTAAAGGGGTGTGGAAAGAGGGGATCTGCAATGGAAACGGTCCCAGAATCATAATTGTAGTGGGTGTTACAAGAAGCCCAAGGAGAGTGATTTGGCATCCTATGAAGAATTAGCCAGTGTGCTCTGGTTacagaactctctctctctgtgtatgtggtTCACTTAAGGAGAATGTCCCCACTGGTGTTTAGCTAGGATGTTACATGAATTGACTTGGCTATTCTgaaaattactgttttaaaatatgtataaatgagCCTCAACATGTATCGCACTCTGCAGAACATATTACAGAGTTTTCTCTTCAGAAATTGCATTAGAAGGCACAGGAAGTCACACAAAATACACACAGCACAAATATATACTTGTCACTTTTAATATGCATAAATCACAGTCCTTGATCTTTAGAAATAGTAGCACACGTGATgtaggccgggtacggtggctcacacctgtaatctcagtactttgggaggccgaggtggatcacctgaggtcgggagtctgagaccagcctgagcaacatggcgaaaccccatctctactaaaaataaaaaaattagccgggtatggttgTGTgcacccatggtcccagctactcaggaggctgaggtgggaggatcacctgaacccaggaggtcaaggctttcagtgagccgtgattgtgccactgtactccagcttgggtgacagagtaagaccctgtctcaaaaaaaaaaaaaaaaaaaattagctggcatggtggcgtatgcctgtagtcctagctactcaggaggctgaggtgggaggatcgattgagcccaggaggttgaggctgcaatgagccgtggttgtgccatttcactccagcttgggcgacagagtaagaccctgtttaaaaaaaaaaatactaataaggtaataataataattgaccaggcgtggtggctcacgcctggaatcccagcactttgggaggctgaggcgagtgaatcacaaggtcaggagattgagaccatcctggctaacatggtgaaaccccgtctctactaaaaatacaaaaacttagccgggcatcatggcgggtgcctatagtcccagctactcaggaggctgaggcaggagaatggcatgaacctgggaggcagagcttgcagtgagctgagattgcgccattgcactccagtctagaggacagagcgagactccgcctaaaaaaaaaaattagctggcatggtggcataNNNNNNNNNNNNNNNNNNNNNNNNNNNNNNNNNNNNNNNNNNNNNNNNNNNNNNNNNNNNNNNNNNNNNNNNNNNNNNNNNNNNNNNNNNNNNNNNNNNNNNNNNNNNNNNNNNNNNNNNNNNNNNNNNNNNNNNNNNNNNNNNNNNNNNNNNNNNNNNNNNNNNNNNNNNNNNNNNNNNNNNNNNNNNNNNNNNNNNNNNNNNNNNNNNNNNNNNNNNNNNNNNNNNNNNNNNNNNNNNNNNNNNNNNNNNNNNNNNNNNNNNNNNNNNNNNNNNNNNNNNNNNNNNNNNNNNNNNNNNNNNNNNNNNNNNNNNNNNNNNNNNNNNNNNNNNNNNNNNNNNNNNNNNNNNNNNNNNNNNNNNNNNNNNNNNNNNNNNNNNNNNNNNNNNNNNNNNNNNNNNNNNNNNNNNNNNNNNNNNNNNNNNNNNNNNNNNNNNNNNNNNNNNNNNNNNNNNNNNNNNNNNNNNNNNNNNNNNNNNNNNNNNNNNNNNNNNNNNNNNNNNNNNNNNNNNNNNNNNNNNNNNNNNNNNNNNNNNNNNNNNNNNNNNNNNNNNNNNNNNNNNNNNNNNNNNNNNNNNNNNNNNNNNNNNNNNNNNNNNNNNNNNNNNNNNNNNNNNNNNNNNNNNNNNNNNNNNNNNNNNNNNNNNNNNNNNNNNNNNNNNNNNNNNNNNNNNNNNNNNNNNNNNNNNNNNNNNNNNNNNNNNNNNNNNNNNNNNNNNNNNNNNNNNNNNNNNNNNNNNNNNNNNNNNNNNNNNNNNNNNNNNNNNNNNNNNNNNNNNNNNNNNNNNNNNNNNNNNNNNNNNNNNNNNNNNNNNNNNNNNNNNNNNNNNNNNNNNNNNNNNNNNNNNNNNNNNNNNNNNNNNNNNNNNNNNNNNNNNNNNNNNNNNNNNNNNNNNNNNNNNNNNNNNNNNNNNNNNNNNNNNNNNNNNNNNNNNNNNNNNNNNNNNNNNNNNNNNNNNNNNNNNNNNNNNNNNNNNNNNNNNNNNNNNNNNNNNNNNNNNNNNNNNNNNNNNNNNNNNNNNNNNNNNNNNNNNNNNNNNN harbors:
- the LOC111527164 gene encoding uncharacterized protein KIAA1143-like isoform X1, encoding MSKRNQVSYVRPAEPAFLARFKERVGYREGPTTETKRIQPQPPDEDGDHSDKEDEQPQVVVLKKGDLSVEEVMKIKAEIKAAKADKGKIMRRRKFLKILVLLR
- the LOC111527164 gene encoding uncharacterized protein KIAA1143-like isoform X2, giving the protein MSKRNQVSYVRPAEPAFLARFKERVGYREGPTTETKRIQPQPPDEDGDHSDKEDEQPQVVVLKKGDLSVEEVMKIKAEIKAAKADKEPAPADGRIIYRKPVRRPSDEKYSGLTASSKKKKPNEDEINQDSVKKSSQKQIKNSSLLSFDNEDENE